From the Arthrobacter sp. PM3 genome, one window contains:
- a CDS encoding DEAD/DEAH box helicase, giving the protein MSELHTHQLLTDESGTETIEPEETIISDEKPHEIAEKTFADFSVRADIVESLADAGITHPFPIQAMTLPVALAGHDIIGQAKTGTGKTLGFGIPALQRVVGRDDAGFEKLAVPGAPQALVIVPTRELAIQVAKDLETAAKKRNARIATIYGGRAYEPQVEALQNGVEIVVGTPGRLIDLHKQKHLSLKNVKMVILDEADEMLDLGFLPDVETLIAGTPAVRQTLLFSATMPGPVIAMARRYMSQPTHIRAADPDDEGLTKRDIRQLVYRAHSMDKVEVVARILQARGRGRTIIFTKTKRTAAKVAEELVDRGFAAAAIHGDLGQGAREQALRAFRNNKVDVLVATDVAARGIDVDDVTHVINYQCVEDEKIYLHRVGRTGRAGNKGTAVTFVDWDDVPRWGLINKALGLDFPEPVETYSSSPHLFEELDIPEGTKGRLPRDKRVLAGVDAEVLEDLGETGKKNSRGGGRDGGRGGRAGGREAGREGGREGGRTGTRSPRRSGTETGARSGERRRRSADTDAAAPAEASAQAPVSAPASARAASASAPTEVDRATRARRRTRTRRRNGEVVAGGDAQPSGAEA; this is encoded by the coding sequence GTGAGTGAATTGCACACGCACCAGCTTCTGACCGATGAGTCCGGCACGGAAACCATCGAGCCCGAAGAAACCATCATCTCGGACGAAAAGCCGCACGAGATTGCCGAAAAAACGTTTGCCGATTTCAGTGTCCGCGCCGACATTGTGGAGTCCCTGGCCGACGCCGGCATCACCCATCCCTTCCCGATCCAGGCCATGACGCTGCCGGTCGCCCTGGCCGGACACGACATCATCGGCCAGGCCAAGACCGGCACGGGCAAGACCCTCGGCTTCGGCATCCCGGCCCTGCAGCGCGTCGTCGGACGTGACGACGCCGGCTTCGAGAAGCTGGCCGTTCCGGGCGCCCCGCAGGCCCTCGTGATCGTGCCCACGCGGGAGCTCGCCATTCAGGTCGCCAAGGACCTTGAGACGGCCGCGAAGAAGCGCAACGCCCGGATCGCCACCATTTACGGCGGCCGCGCCTACGAGCCGCAGGTCGAGGCGCTGCAGAACGGCGTCGAAATCGTCGTCGGCACCCCGGGGCGCCTGATCGACCTGCACAAGCAGAAGCACCTGAGCCTGAAGAACGTCAAGATGGTCATCCTCGATGAGGCCGACGAAATGCTGGACCTCGGCTTCCTCCCGGACGTTGAAACCCTGATCGCCGGCACCCCGGCGGTCCGCCAGACACTGCTGTTCTCGGCCACTATGCCCGGCCCGGTCATCGCCATGGCCCGCCGGTACATGTCCCAGCCGACCCACATCCGCGCCGCGGACCCGGACGACGAGGGCCTGACCAAGCGCGACATCCGCCAGCTTGTCTACCGCGCCCACAGCATGGACAAAGTCGAAGTGGTGGCCCGTATCCTGCAGGCCCGCGGCCGCGGCCGCACCATCATCTTCACCAAGACCAAGCGCACCGCCGCGAAGGTCGCAGAGGAGCTTGTGGACCGCGGTTTCGCCGCCGCCGCCATCCACGGCGACCTCGGCCAGGGCGCCCGCGAGCAGGCGCTGCGGGCCTTCCGCAACAACAAGGTGGACGTCCTTGTCGCCACCGATGTCGCCGCCCGCGGCATCGACGTCGACGACGTCACGCACGTGATCAACTACCAGTGCGTCGAGGACGAGAAGATCTACCTGCACCGCGTCGGCCGCACCGGCCGTGCCGGCAACAAGGGCACCGCCGTGACCTTTGTCGACTGGGACGATGTCCCGCGCTGGGGACTCATCAACAAGGCCCTGGGCCTGGACTTCCCGGAGCCCGTGGAGACCTACTCCTCCTCGCCGCACCTGTTCGAGGAACTCGACATCCCCGAGGGCACGAAGGGCCGGCTGCCGCGGGACAAGCGTGTGCTGGCCGGCGTCGACGCCGAGGTCCTGGAGGACCTCGGCGAGACCGGCAAGAAGAACTCGCGCGGCGGGGGACGCGACGGCGGCCGCGGCGGCCGCGCCGGTGGACGCGAAGCCGGACGTGAGGGCGGGCGCGAAGGCGGACGCACCGGCACCCGGTCTCCGCGCCGCAGCGGCACCGAAACCGGCGCACGCTCGGGTGAGCGCCGCCGTCGTTCCGCCGATACGGACGCCGCCGCCCCGGCCGAGGCTTCGGCCCAGGCCCCCGTTTCGGCACCGGCCTCGGCACGCGCGGCTTCGGCCAGTGCGCCGACCGAGGTGGACCGGGCAACCCGTGCCCGGCGCCGGACCCGCACCCGCCGCCGCAACGGCGAGGTGGTGGCCGGCGGCGACGCACAGCCAAGCGGCGCCGAGGCCTAA
- a CDS encoding Mrp/NBP35 family ATP-binding protein: MTTPLEQEVHSALATVIDPELRRPITELGMVDSVEVSDAGRVRIAVLLTIAGCPLRGTITADTEAALSAVPGVTGVDVDLKVMTQEQRDALKERLRGSGGQRGIPFNAPGSLTRVYAVASGKGGVGKSSVTVNLACALAAQGLRVGIVDADVYGFSVPALMGITQAPTRVDDMILPPVAHGVKVISIGMFVTGNQPVAWRGPMLHRALEQFLTDVYFGDLDALFLDLPPGTGDIAISVAQLLPKAQILVVTTPQAAAADVAERAGAIAAQTGQTVAGVVENMSYLELPDGGRMDLFGSGGGAVLAERLSATVGEDVPLLGQIPLEVLLREGGDAGMPVVLGRPETPAALALAGVAGKLAAVPRGLKGMPLGLQPR; the protein is encoded by the coding sequence ATGACCACCCCGCTGGAACAGGAAGTGCACTCCGCACTTGCCACCGTGATCGATCCTGAGCTCCGCCGTCCCATCACCGAACTCGGCATGGTGGACTCCGTGGAGGTCTCCGACGCCGGCCGCGTGCGGATCGCCGTGCTGCTGACCATCGCGGGCTGCCCGCTGCGCGGCACCATCACGGCCGACACCGAGGCCGCCCTGTCCGCCGTTCCGGGCGTCACCGGCGTCGATGTTGATTTGAAGGTCATGACGCAGGAGCAGCGCGATGCCCTCAAGGAACGACTGCGCGGTTCCGGCGGCCAGCGCGGCATCCCGTTTAACGCACCCGGCTCGCTGACCCGGGTGTACGCCGTCGCCAGCGGCAAGGGCGGCGTCGGCAAGTCGTCGGTGACCGTCAACCTGGCGTGCGCACTGGCCGCCCAGGGGCTGCGGGTGGGGATCGTGGACGCGGATGTCTACGGCTTCTCCGTCCCGGCGCTGATGGGCATCACCCAGGCCCCCACGCGGGTGGACGACATGATCCTGCCGCCGGTCGCGCACGGGGTGAAGGTGATCTCCATCGGCATGTTCGTCACCGGCAACCAGCCCGTGGCCTGGCGCGGGCCGATGCTGCACCGCGCGCTGGAGCAGTTCCTCACGGACGTCTACTTCGGCGACCTCGACGCCCTGTTCCTGGACCTGCCCCCGGGCACCGGCGACATCGCCATCTCCGTCGCCCAGCTGCTGCCCAAGGCGCAGATCCTTGTTGTCACCACGCCCCAGGCGGCCGCCGCGGACGTGGCTGAGCGGGCCGGGGCTATCGCCGCCCAGACCGGCCAGACCGTGGCCGGCGTGGTGGAGAACATGTCCTATCTTGAACTGCCCGACGGCGGCAGGATGGACCTGTTCGGCAGCGGCGGCGGCGCCGTGCTCGCCGAACGTCTCTCGGCCACCGTGGGTGAGGATGTTCCCCTGCTCGGCCAGATCCCACTCGAGGTCCTGCTGCGTGAAGGCGGGGACGCCGGAATGCCGGTGGTGCTCGGACGCCCGGAGACCCCGGCCGCACTGGCCCTCGCCGGGGTGGCCGGTAAACTCGCGGCGGTTCCGCGCGGCCTCAAGGGCATGCCGCTGGGCCTGCAGCCCCGCTGA
- a CDS encoding general stress protein, which yields MSNIFGAPRAGAPNGPDDARAVPRGDVIGSYNSYLDAQKAVDYLADQQFPVQMVSIVGNDLKMVERVTGRLTYPRVALSGALSGMWFGLFVGVMLSFFSTTPGYFSIVTSVLMGAAFFMLFGIVTYAMQRGKRDFTSTSQVVATNYDVVVSFEAAGEARRLLHQLPMTPHDASGAAAGHPQHDYRPQEPQHYNPQQPGQQGHAPQRPAGWNDPYGQRTPEGGQPGQGAPGQAPAAHGTEEEATRPAGRSSGVSYPDLPDGRPQYGVRVTDADRQAQGPDGQQQ from the coding sequence ATGTCAAACATTTTTGGTGCGCCCAGGGCCGGTGCCCCCAACGGCCCGGATGACGCCCGTGCCGTCCCGCGAGGTGACGTCATCGGCTCGTACAACTCCTACCTGGATGCCCAGAAGGCGGTGGACTACCTCGCCGACCAGCAGTTCCCGGTGCAGATGGTCTCGATCGTGGGCAACGACCTGAAGATGGTGGAGCGGGTGACCGGCCGGCTCACCTATCCGCGCGTCGCGTTGTCCGGTGCTCTCAGCGGCATGTGGTTCGGCCTGTTCGTCGGCGTCATGCTGTCCTTCTTCTCCACGACCCCCGGGTATTTCTCGATCGTCACGTCCGTGCTGATGGGCGCCGCGTTCTTCATGCTCTTCGGCATCGTCACGTACGCCATGCAGCGCGGCAAGCGGGACTTCACCTCCACCAGCCAAGTGGTGGCGACGAACTACGACGTCGTCGTCTCCTTCGAGGCTGCCGGAGAGGCCCGGCGCCTGCTGCACCAGCTGCCCATGACGCCGCATGACGCGTCCGGCGCCGCTGCCGGGCACCCGCAGCACGACTACCGGCCCCAGGAACCCCAGCACTACAACCCGCAGCAGCCGGGGCAGCAGGGCCACGCACCCCAGCGCCCCGCCGGCTGGAATGATCCGTACGGCCAGAGGACGCCGGAGGGCGGCCAGCCCGGCCAGGGCGCCCCGGGCCAGGCTCCGGCCGCCCACGGCACGGAGGAAGAGGCAACCCGGCCGGCCGGCCGGAGCTCCGGCGTGAGCTACCCGGATCTCCCGGACGGCCGCCCGCAGTACGGGGTCAGGGTCACCGACGCCGACAGGCAGGCGCAGGGCCCGGACGGCCAGCAGCAGTAG
- a CDS encoding magnesium transporter MgtE N-terminal domain-containing protein, whose product MSTNLSRVFVARLLGLDVFDPLGDRLGRLRDVVVLSRGTRGAPHVVGIVVEVPGKKRVFVPMTRITSIDQTQVICTGLVNLRRFEQRGAETLVVAEMFDRRVTLADGSGDATIEDIAMDRHRSGDWFVSKLFVRRGHSLSPLSRLRRNETLIIDWADARQGAKTEPQAATQFVATHEDLKPADFAEALQEMSDKRRFEVASELQDERLADVLQEMPEGDQVEILSALDVNRAADVLEEMDPDDAADLLAELPTAQAEELLQLMEPEGAEDVRRLLEYDEDTAGGLMTPVPVILPPEATVAEALAHVRREELSPALASSIFVARPPLETPTGRFLGVVHIQQLLRYPPPEPLGNLVDKNLEPVSDQAHISEVARALATYNLNSLPVVNEDGRLVGAVTVDDVLDHLLPDDWRAHEDDAPIRKLGGRIG is encoded by the coding sequence GTGAGCACGAATCTTTCGCGGGTGTTTGTCGCGCGCCTTCTCGGACTGGACGTCTTCGACCCCCTGGGCGACCGTCTGGGCCGGCTGCGCGACGTCGTGGTGCTCTCCCGCGGGACCCGGGGCGCCCCGCACGTGGTGGGCATCGTCGTCGAAGTCCCGGGCAAGAAGCGCGTTTTCGTGCCGATGACCCGGATCACTTCGATCGACCAGACGCAGGTGATCTGCACCGGCCTGGTGAATCTGCGCCGGTTCGAGCAGCGCGGCGCGGAGACCCTCGTCGTCGCCGAAATGTTTGACCGCCGGGTGACCCTCGCGGACGGCAGCGGGGACGCCACCATCGAGGACATTGCGATGGACAGGCACCGCTCCGGCGACTGGTTTGTCTCCAAGCTCTTTGTCCGCCGCGGCCACTCCCTCTCGCCGCTGAGCCGGCTGCGCCGCAACGAGACCCTGATCATCGACTGGGCCGATGCCCGGCAGGGTGCCAAGACCGAGCCGCAGGCCGCCACGCAGTTCGTGGCGACCCACGAGGACCTCAAGCCGGCCGACTTCGCCGAAGCCCTGCAGGAAATGAGCGACAAGCGCCGCTTCGAAGTCGCCAGCGAACTGCAGGACGAACGGCTCGCCGACGTCCTGCAGGAAATGCCCGAAGGCGACCAGGTGGAAATCCTCTCCGCCCTGGACGTCAACCGCGCCGCCGACGTCCTGGAGGAGATGGATCCCGACGACGCCGCCGACCTCCTGGCCGAACTGCCCACCGCCCAGGCCGAGGAGCTCCTGCAGCTGATGGAGCCCGAAGGCGCCGAAGACGTCCGCCGCCTCCTCGAATACGACGAGGACACCGCCGGCGGCCTCATGACGCCGGTCCCGGTCATCCTCCCGCCGGAAGCCACCGTGGCCGAGGCCCTCGCCCACGTCCGCCGCGAGGAGCTCTCCCCCGCGCTGGCGTCCTCGATCTTCGTCGCCCGCCCGCCGCTGGAAACACCCACCGGGCGTTTCCTCGGCGTCGTGCACATCCAGCAACTGCTGCGCTACCCGCCGCCGGAGCCGCTGGGCAACCTCGTGGACAAGAACCTGGAGCCGGTTTCCGACCAGGCCCACATCAGCGAGGTGGCCCGGGCCCTGGCCACCTACAACCTCAACTCGCTCCCCGTAGTCAACGAGGACGGACGTCTTGTGGGGGCGGTGACTGTTGATGACGTGCTGGATCACCTGTTGCCGGATGACTGGCGCGCCCACGAGGACGACGCCCCGATAAGGAAACTTGGAGGCCGCATTGGCTGA
- a CDS encoding aminopeptidase P family protein, translated as MNDADNTQVSASQPLDERVNNRSQRPSSDAFKAFMASNWAPATQQLPERDAVADHAAARRRAISGQFKGERLVIPAGPLKVRSNDCDYRFRPHSAFAHLTGLGLDHEPDAVLILEPVAEGTGDDGGNHHATLYFRPLAGRDTEQFYADSRSGEFWIGARPTLAEFKAKLGLDTADISELELAITKNVGAPEIGGISIRLVRKVDENIDALVDTARYNTAKDPDNLDLSVLDALDEKLTEALSELRLLKDEWEIEQMKTAVAATVAGFTEVVKALPRALTHHRGERVVEGAFFARAREEGNELGYDTIAASGNNATVLHWTRNTGKVTAGELLLLDAGVEADSLYTADITRTLPANGKFSDIQRKVYEAVLDAADAGFAAAQPGTRFRDIHTAATTVLAERLAEWGLLPVSVEEAVSTEGQQHRRWMPHGTSHHLGLDVHDCAQAKRDLYLDGVLTPGMVFTIEPGLYFKNEDIGIPEEYRGIGVRIEDDILMTADGPVNLSAALPRKADDVESWMAGIYLEFDGQIG; from the coding sequence GTGAACGATGCAGATAACACCCAAGTCTCCGCTTCCCAGCCCCTCGACGAGCGCGTCAACAACCGCTCGCAGCGGCCCAGCTCCGATGCTTTCAAGGCTTTCATGGCCAGCAACTGGGCGCCTGCGACGCAGCAGCTGCCCGAGCGCGACGCCGTCGCGGACCACGCCGCGGCCCGGCGCCGCGCCATTTCCGGCCAGTTCAAGGGCGAACGCCTGGTCATCCCCGCCGGCCCGCTGAAGGTCCGCTCGAACGACTGCGACTACCGCTTCCGGCCGCACTCGGCCTTCGCGCACCTCACCGGCCTGGGCCTGGACCACGAGCCCGACGCGGTCCTGATCCTGGAACCGGTAGCCGAGGGCACCGGCGACGACGGCGGAAACCACCACGCCACCTTGTACTTCCGTCCGCTGGCCGGCCGCGACACCGAGCAGTTCTACGCCGACTCCCGCTCCGGCGAGTTCTGGATCGGCGCGCGCCCGACCCTCGCCGAGTTCAAGGCCAAGCTCGGACTGGACACCGCGGACATCAGCGAGCTCGAACTGGCCATCACCAAGAACGTCGGTGCCCCCGAAATCGGCGGCATCTCCATCCGGCTGGTCCGCAAGGTCGACGAGAACATTGACGCCCTCGTGGACACCGCCCGCTACAACACGGCCAAGGATCCGGACAACCTCGACCTCAGCGTCCTGGACGCCCTGGATGAAAAGCTCACCGAGGCCCTCTCCGAACTGCGCCTGCTCAAGGACGAGTGGGAAATCGAACAGATGAAGACCGCCGTGGCCGCCACCGTGGCCGGCTTCACCGAGGTGGTCAAGGCACTCCCGCGGGCCCTGACCCACCACCGCGGCGAGCGCGTCGTGGAAGGGGCGTTCTTCGCCCGCGCCCGCGAGGAAGGCAACGAACTCGGCTACGACACCATCGCCGCTTCCGGCAACAACGCCACCGTGCTGCACTGGACCCGGAACACCGGCAAGGTCACGGCCGGCGAACTGCTGCTCCTGGACGCCGGCGTCGAGGCCGACTCCCTGTACACGGCCGACATCACCCGCACCCTGCCGGCCAACGGAAAATTCTCCGACATCCAGCGCAAGGTCTACGAGGCAGTCCTCGACGCCGCCGACGCCGGTTTCGCCGCCGCCCAGCCCGGCACCAGGTTCCGCGACATCCACACCGCGGCCACCACGGTCCTGGCCGAACGGCTCGCCGAATGGGGCCTCCTGCCCGTTTCCGTGGAGGAAGCCGTCAGCACCGAGGGCCAGCAGCACCGCCGGTGGATGCCGCACGGTACCAGCCACCACCTGGGCCTGGACGTCCACGACTGCGCCCAGGCGAAGCGGGACCTCTACCTTGACGGGGTGCTCACGCCCGGGATGGTCTTCACGATCGAACCCGGCCTGTACTTCAAGAATGAGGACATCGGCATCCCCGAGGAATACCGCGGCATCGGCGTCCGGATCGAGGACGACATCCTGATGACGGCGGACGGGCCGGTGAACCTGAGCGCCGCCCTGCCGCGCAAGGCGGACGACGTCGAATCCTGGATGGCGGGCATCTACCTGGAATTTGACGGCCAGATCGGCTGA
- a CDS encoding site-specific DNA-methyltransferase, producing MTDTVWAPDGSNLVVHADNAEFLPTLPDGAFTLIYVDPPFNTGRVQRRQETRMVLNAGGEGDRVGFKGRSYDTIKGALHSYDDAFSDYWSFLEPRLVEAWRLLADDGTLYLHLDYREVHYAKVMLDAIFGRECFLNEIIWAYDYGARAKNRWPTKHDNILVYVKNPAKYHFDSAEVDREPYMAPGLVTPAKRELGKLPTDVWWHTIVSPTGKEKTGYPTQKPEGLIRRVVAASSRPGDWCLDFFAGSGTLGAVAAKLDRRFVCVDQNPAAVDVMAKRLSRHAAFTAYPSA from the coding sequence ATGACTGACACCGTCTGGGCGCCGGACGGCAGCAACCTGGTGGTTCACGCGGACAACGCGGAGTTCCTCCCCACGCTGCCGGACGGCGCCTTCACACTGATTTACGTGGACCCGCCGTTCAACACCGGGCGGGTCCAGCGGCGCCAGGAGACCCGGATGGTGCTCAATGCCGGCGGCGAGGGTGACCGGGTCGGGTTCAAGGGCCGGTCCTACGACACCATCAAGGGCGCGCTGCACAGCTACGACGACGCCTTCAGCGACTACTGGTCCTTCCTCGAGCCCCGGCTCGTGGAAGCGTGGCGGCTCCTGGCCGACGACGGCACCTTGTACCTGCATCTGGACTACCGCGAGGTGCACTACGCGAAGGTCATGCTGGATGCGATCTTCGGCCGCGAGTGCTTCCTGAACGAGATCATCTGGGCGTATGACTACGGCGCCCGGGCCAAGAACCGCTGGCCCACCAAGCACGACAACATCCTCGTCTACGTCAAGAACCCGGCGAAGTACCACTTCGACAGCGCCGAAGTGGACCGGGAGCCGTACATGGCGCCGGGCCTCGTGACCCCCGCCAAGCGCGAGCTCGGCAAGCTTCCCACCGACGTCTGGTGGCACACCATCGTCTCCCCCACCGGCAAGGAGAAGACCGGCTACCCGACGCAGAAGCCCGAGGGCCTCATCCGCCGGGTGGTCGCGGCCTCGAGCAGGCCCGGCGACTGGTGCCTGGACTTCTTCGCCGGCTCCGGAACGCTCGGCGCCGTGGCCGCGAAGCTGGACCGCAGGTTCGTGTGCGTGGACCAGAACCCGGCGGCCGTCGACGTCATGGCCAAACGCCTGTCCCGGCACGCCGCCTTCACCGCGTACCCCTCCGCCTAA
- a CDS encoding PHP domain-containing protein — MRIDLHAHSNVSDGTQAPADVVGSAAAAGLDVVALTDHDSTDGWAGAAAAARQTGVALVPGMEISCRTAEGISVHLLSYLHDPSHPGLLEEITKAKDARQTRAQKMVTLLAEDYPLTWDDVIHHVAPGATLGRPHIADALVAAGVVEDRAEAFSSILTSRSRYWVQHYAPEPALAVELVRAAGGVPVFAHPVASARGRIVGEGTYREMIDAGLAGLEIYHRDNPEDGRAFLRRLADRYGLLVTGSSDYHGTGKPNLLGENVTSPEVFARIEELGTGSSVIR; from the coding sequence GTGAGGATTGACCTGCATGCGCACTCGAACGTTTCCGACGGCACCCAGGCGCCGGCCGACGTCGTCGGGTCCGCCGCGGCAGCCGGGCTCGACGTCGTCGCCCTGACCGACCACGACTCCACCGACGGGTGGGCCGGGGCCGCCGCCGCGGCCAGGCAAACCGGGGTCGCGCTGGTGCCGGGCATGGAGATCTCCTGCCGGACCGCGGAGGGCATCAGCGTGCACCTGCTGAGCTACCTGCATGATCCGTCGCACCCGGGACTTCTCGAGGAAATCACAAAGGCCAAGGACGCCCGGCAGACGAGGGCGCAGAAGATGGTCACCCTGCTGGCCGAGGACTACCCGCTGACATGGGACGATGTGATCCACCATGTGGCACCGGGGGCCACGCTCGGCCGCCCGCACATCGCCGACGCGCTCGTCGCCGCGGGCGTGGTGGAGGACCGGGCCGAGGCCTTCAGCTCCATCCTTACCTCGCGTTCGCGTTATTGGGTCCAGCATTACGCGCCGGAGCCGGCGCTCGCCGTCGAACTCGTCCGGGCGGCCGGCGGCGTGCCGGTCTTTGCCCACCCGGTCGCGTCCGCGCGCGGGCGGATCGTGGGGGAGGGCACGTACCGGGAGATGATCGACGCCGGACTGGCCGGCCTTGAGATCTATCACCGGGATAATCCGGAGGACGGCCGGGCGTTCCTGCGCCGGCTTGCCGACCGGTACGGGCTGCTGGTGACCGGGTCCTCCGACTACCACGGCACCGGAAAGCCGAACCTTCTGGGGGAGAACGTGACCTCCCCGGAAGTCTTTGCCCGGATCGAGGAACTGGGGACCGGCTCGTCGGTCATCCGCTGA
- a CDS encoding DUF1003 domain-containing protein: protein MEAALAESTPPRSSNVRSGSRTAGALDTPLSARKRVLPKFRPDPDAFGHATEGFARFMGTPQFLLYMTVFCVFWLGWNTWAPEAWQFDSKALGFTLLTLMLSLQASYAAPLLLLAQNRQDDRDRVSLQQDRQRAERNLSDTEYLTRELASLRIALREVATRDYVRAELRSLLEDMLEAQEELRHHDPSSGAHETPRDKVKEKLKERRDKQRGPRTQQIPRVKPAGKPDTPPADPPANPPAAPADSVRLPAHRTFPES, encoded by the coding sequence TTGGAGGCCGCATTGGCTGAGTCCACACCACCCCGGAGCTCCAACGTCCGGTCCGGCAGCAGGACTGCCGGCGCCCTCGACACGCCGCTCAGCGCCCGGAAACGTGTCCTGCCCAAGTTCCGCCCGGACCCGGACGCCTTCGGCCACGCCACGGAAGGCTTCGCCCGTTTCATGGGCACGCCCCAGTTCCTGCTGTACATGACCGTGTTCTGTGTGTTCTGGCTGGGCTGGAACACGTGGGCACCGGAGGCGTGGCAGTTCGACTCCAAGGCGCTGGGCTTCACGCTATTGACCCTCATGCTGTCCCTGCAGGCCTCCTACGCAGCGCCCCTGCTCCTGCTGGCCCAGAACCGGCAGGACGACCGGGACCGCGTCTCGCTTCAGCAGGACCGGCAGCGGGCCGAACGGAACCTCTCTGACACCGAGTACCTGACCCGGGAACTCGCCTCGCTGCGCATCGCGCTGCGCGAGGTCGCCACCCGCGACTACGTCCGCGCCGAGCTCCGCAGCCTGCTCGAGGACATGCTGGAGGCCCAGGAGGAGCTGCGCCACCACGACCCCTCCAGCGGCGCGCATGAGACCCCGCGGGACAAGGTCAAGGAGAAACTGAAGGAGCGGCGCGACAAGCAGCGCGGCCCCCGCACCCAGCAAATCCCCCGCGTCAAGCCCGCCGGCAAGCCGGACACGCCGCCGGCGGACCCGCCTGCCAACCCGCCGGCGGCCCCTGCCGACTCCGTCCGCCTGCCCGCACACCGCACCTTCCCCGAAAGCTGA
- the sigE gene encoding RNA polymerase sigma factor SigE, with protein MSVLTPVPATESTDPTGPSPIAADADWVRPTWEEVVTNHSAKVYRLAYRLTGNKYDAEDLTQEVFVRVFRSLENFKPGTLDGWLHRITTNLFLDQARRKSRIRFDALAEDAESRIPGREPGPEQSFEFNNLDVDVQAALEELPPDFRAAVVLCDLEGLSYDEVAAALDIKLGTVRSRIHRGRTMLREKLAHRDPRPAQQAKQSLKPRLKMPRIAGLL; from the coding sequence ATGTCGGTTCTGACACCTGTCCCGGCAACTGAATCAACTGATCCCACCGGCCCGTCCCCGATCGCGGCGGACGCCGACTGGGTGCGGCCCACCTGGGAGGAAGTGGTGACGAACCACTCCGCCAAGGTCTACCGCCTTGCATACCGGCTGACCGGGAACAAGTACGACGCCGAGGACCTCACCCAGGAGGTGTTTGTCCGGGTCTTCCGTTCGCTGGAGAACTTCAAGCCGGGCACCCTGGACGGCTGGCTGCACCGGATCACCACCAACCTCTTCCTGGACCAGGCACGGCGCAAGAGCCGGATCCGTTTCGACGCCCTGGCCGAGGATGCCGAGTCCCGGATTCCCGGCCGGGAGCCGGGCCCGGAACAGAGCTTCGAGTTCAACAACCTCGACGTCGATGTGCAGGCCGCGCTCGAAGAACTTCCCCCGGACTTCCGCGCCGCCGTCGTCCTCTGCGACCTCGAAGGACTGTCCTATGACGAGGTTGCCGCCGCGCTGGACATCAAACTGGGCACCGTCAGGTCCCGGATCCACCGCGGCCGGACGATGCTGCGCGAAAAGCTCGCGCACCGCGATCCGCGTCCGGCCCAGCAGGCCAAGCAGTCCCTCAAGCCGCGGCTGAAGATGCCGCGCATCGCCGGCCTCCTCTAA
- a CDS encoding twin-arginine translocase TatA/TatE family subunit — protein MLGINGPEFLLLLIIGLLVIGPSRLPEYTQKLANIVKEVRRMASGAREQIKEEVGIDIDEVDWKKYDPRQYDPRRIIKEALLEDDTKPVSPGAPVAVSTAAAATAVAEHRPARVFERLPEGEPAPFDSEAT, from the coding sequence GTGCTTGGAATCAATGGACCGGAGTTCTTACTTCTGCTGATCATCGGCCTTCTGGTGATTGGTCCCAGCAGGCTGCCCGAATACACCCAGAAACTTGCCAACATCGTCAAGGAAGTGCGCCGGATGGCGTCCGGCGCGCGGGAACAGATCAAGGAAGAAGTCGGCATCGATATCGATGAGGTCGACTGGAAGAAATACGATCCCCGGCAGTACGATCCGCGCCGGATCATCAAGGAAGCGCTCCTTGAAGACGACACCAAACCGGTGAGCCCCGGTGCCCCCGTGGCGGTGTCCACGGCCGCGGCCGCCACGGCCGTCGCGGAGCACCGCCCGGCCAGGGTTTTTGAGCGGCTGCCCGAAGGCGAACCGGCGCCCTTCGACTCCGAGGCGACCTAA